ATTCCGCGCACGGTGTTGGCCGGCGAGGCGATGAAGCCGTTGCCGTGGGTGTAGACCGTGTGGCGGTTGATCCAGTCGCGCTGGTTGTCGGTGAGCCGCTCGGGGTTGAGTTCACGTGCGGCGACGACGAAGTCACGCAGTTCACCGCCGGGCAGCGAGTACCGGTCGATGGACAGGTGCTCGGGGAAGCTGTAGAAGTTCTTGCCCTGCTGGAACTGCGTGAACGCGGGGCTGATGATCGTGGGGTCCAGCAGTCGGATGTTGGAGATGGTGGCGCGGTCGGACGCGATCTGCTGGGCCGACGTCGGCGCGTCGCCACTGTAGTTGCGGTAGGTCACGACGTCGTCGGTGAGCCCGTACGCCTGTCGCGTGGCGCTGATGCTGCGACTGATGTACTCGCTCTCCTTCTGAGCGGCGTTGGGCTTGACGCTGAACTGCTCGACGACCAACGGCCATCCCGCGCCGACCACGAGCGACGACAGCAGCAGCAGCACCAGGCCGATCGCCGGGATGCGCAGATCGCGGAGCACCAGCGCCGAGAACACCGCCACGGCGCAGATCAGTGCGATCGCCAGCAGGATCAGCTTCGCCGGCAGCACCGCGTTGATGTCGGTGTAGCCCGCGCCGGTGAACGGCTTGCCCCCGCGCGTGTGGCTGAGAAGTTCATAGCGGTCCAGCCAGTAGGCGAGCGCCTTGAGCAGCACCATGACACCGACGAGCGCGACCAGTTGGATGCGGGCGGCCTTGGTGACCACACTGCCGCGGTTGGCCAGCCGAATGCCGCCGAAGATGTAGTGCGCCACCAGGTTGGCCGCCAACGCGAGGAACACCGCGAAGAACAGCAGGGACAGGACCGTCCGGTAGAACGGCAGGTCGAAGGCGTAGAACCCGAGGTCCTTGCCGAACTCGGGGTCGGTGACACCGAAGTCGCCGCCGTGCAGGAACAGCTGGATCTGCTTCCAGTTGTTCTGCGCCACGAACCCGGCGATCAGCCCGACGAAGGCGGGGACGCCGAGCCCGATCAGCCGGAGCCTGGTCAACACCGTCGTGCGGTAGCGCGCGACGGGATCGTTGGGCCCGGCGGCCGGGACGAACACCGGCCGGGTGCGATAGGCCAGCGCCAGGCCGGCGAACACGATCGCGCCCATCAGCAGGAATGCCGCGAGGAACAGCACGAGGCGGGTGACGATCTCGGTGGTGAACACCGAGCGATACCCCAACTCGCCGAACCACAGCCAGTTGACGTAGGTGTCGATCAGTCGTGGACCGAGCAGCAGCAGCACCACGGCCACAACTGCGATCGCTATCAATACTCGACTACGCCGAGTCAGGTTCGGCATCTTTGCGGCCGGCCGCATTCCCACAGGTGGACTCCCGGTCAGTGCTGATCAGACAGTGCCCCAACTGTACGCAACGTCCGCACGCACCGACCGAGGCGCCCGACTAACAGCGCGGAGGTTCGCCACCGGCTGAAAGGGTGTTCAACGCGTCGACCGCCCCGGCGAGCGTCTCGACCTTCACCAGTTCCATGCCGTCCTGGGCACCTGAGCGCGCCTCGTCGCAGTTCTCCGCCGGTGCCAGGAACACCGTCGCGCCGGCCTCCTTGGCGGCCAGCATCTTGTGCGTGATGCCGCCGATGCCACCGACTTTGCCGTCGCCGCCGATGGTCCCGGTGCCCGCGACGAACTCCCCGTGGTTGAGATCTCCGGTGGTCAGCTTGTCGACCACGGCGAGGCTGAACATCAGCCCCGCCGACGGACCGCCGATGTTGGCCAGGTTGAAGTCGATCGAGAACGGCGCCCACGGCGCGTCCCGGACACCCACCCCGACGTAGCCGTAGTCCCGGTCGTCGTTGGATCCCAGCGTGATGGTCGCGGTCCCGGGCGCTTCGTTCTTGCGGCGGAAGTCGACGACCACCTGATCGCCCGGTTTGGTCTTCTTCAGCAGTGACGTGAAGGCCTCGACGTCGGCGACGGGCGTGCCGTTGACGGCGTCGATCGCGTCACCCGAGGACAGCTTGCCCTTGGACGGGCCGTCGTCGTTGACCGTCTCGACGGTGACGGCCCGCGGGTAGTCGAGGAAGCCCAGCGCGGCGTACTCGGCGGTGTCCTCGGAGTTCTTGAACTCCTCCTTGTTGGCCTTGTCGACGTCGTCGCGGCTCTTCTCGGGCGGGTACACCAGATCGCGCGGGACGAGCTGTTCGCGGCCCGACAGGTACATCGTCAGCGCCTGGCCGAGCGTCAGCCCGTCGCGCTGCGACACCGTGGTCATGTTGAGGTGTCCCGAGGTGGGCTTGACCTCGGTGCCCTCGATAGCGACGACCTGTTTGCCGTCGTACTCACCCAGAGTGTTGAACGTGGGTCCGGGCCCCAGCGACACGAACGGCACAGTCACCACCGCCAGCAGCGCACCGAACACCACGATCGGCACCAGCGCGACCACCAACGTCAGAATCCGCCTGTTCACGCCGCCCAGATTAACCACGCGGGTTCACTGAGAGCGTGACCGGCGGGCGCGCAACCCGTTGAACCGGTGAGTACCGTTGAAGCCATGTCCGACCAGCCCTTCGGGTTCTCCCCCGGCGACGATCCAGACCGCGACAAACGCAAGAAGGATTCGGGCGGCCCCTCCGATCCGTTCGGGTTGGGCTCAGGAGACATGCCCGACCTTGGGCAGATCTTCACCCGGTTGGGCCAGATGTTCTCCGGTGCGGGCACCGCGATGTCCAGCGGCACCAGCAGCGGCCCGGTCAACTACGACCTGGCGCGCCAGTTGGCCAACAGCTCCATCGGCTTCGTCGCGCCCATCCCGGCCGGCACCACGGCCGCCATCTCGGACGCCGTCCGACTGGCCGAGACCTGGCTCGACGGCGCCACGGCGCTGCCCGCCGGCACCACCAAGACCGCCACCTGGACGCCGACGGACTGGATCGACAACACGCTCGACACCTGGAAACGCCTGTGCGATCCCGTAGCCGAGCAGATCTCCACGGTCTGGGCCTCAGCGCTGCCCGAAGAGGCCAAGACCATGGCGGGCCCGCTGCTGTCGATGATCTCCCAAATGGGCGGCATGGCGTTCGGTTCGCAGCTTGGTCAGGCGCTGGGCCGGCTGTCCCGCGAGGTCCTCACGTCCACCGACGTCGGCCTGCCGCTGGGCCCGGCCGGCACCGCCGCGCTGATGCCCGAGGCCGTCGAGGAGTTCGCGTCCGGACTCGAGCAGCCGCGCAGCGAGGTCGTGACGTTCCTGGCGGCGCGTGAGGCCGCGCATCATCGCCTGTTCAGCCATGTGCCGTGGCTGTCCAGCCAGCTGCTCAACACCGTCGAGTCCTACGCCAAGGGCATCAAGATCGACATGAGTGGCATCGAAGAACTGGCCCAGGGCTTCAACCCCGCTTCGATGACCGACCCGGCGGCCATGGAGCAGCTGCTCAACCAGGGCATCTTCGAACCCAAGACCACACCGGAGCAGGCCGCCGCGCTGGAACGGCTCGAGACGCTGCTCGCCCTGATCGAGGGCTGGGTGCAGACCGTGGTGTCCGCGGCCCTGGGCGACCGGATCCCGGGCACCGCGGCGCTCAGCGAGACGCTGCGTCGCCGTCGTGCCAGCGGCGGACCGGCCGAGCAGACCTTCGCCACGCTCGTCGGACTCGAACTGCGGCCACGCAAGCTCCGTGAGGCCGCAAGCCTGTGGGAGCGGCTGACCGAGGCCGCCGGCATGGATGCCCGCGACGCGGTCTGGCAGCACCCCGACCTGCTGCCGTCGGCCTCCGACCTCGACGACCCCGCGGGCTTCATCGACCATGTCATCGGCGGCGACACCAGCGGCATCGACAGCGCTATCGCCGAACTGGAGAAACAGCTTCGCGACGAGGCGGAGTCCAAAGACCCCAAGGATCCCGAGGACCCGCAGGCCTGACCTGTGGATCGCTGACCACGCGGCACCCGGTCCGCGTGGCACAGTCCGGCCATGACGCGCCGGATCAGCCTCGACCCCTCGATGCCCGTGCTGCTGCGGCCCGACGGCGCCGTGCAGGTCGGCTGGGATCCCCGGCGCGCCGTCCTGGTCCGCCCACCGCGCGGCCTCACCGCCGGCGGCATGGCCGGGGTGCTGCGCC
The DNA window shown above is from Mycolicibacterium confluentis and carries:
- a CDS encoding YlbL family protein, which encodes MNRRILTLVVALVPIVVFGALLAVVTVPFVSLGPGPTFNTLGEYDGKQVVAIEGTEVKPTSGHLNMTTVSQRDGLTLGQALTMYLSGREQLVPRDLVYPPEKSRDDVDKANKEEFKNSEDTAEYAALGFLDYPRAVTVETVNDDGPSKGKLSSGDAIDAVNGTPVADVEAFTSLLKKTKPGDQVVVDFRRKNEAPGTATITLGSNDDRDYGYVGVGVRDAPWAPFSIDFNLANIGGPSAGLMFSLAVVDKLTTGDLNHGEFVAGTGTIGGDGKVGGIGGITHKMLAAKEAGATVFLAPAENCDEARSGAQDGMELVKVETLAGAVDALNTLSAGGEPPRC
- a CDS encoding zinc-dependent metalloprotease translates to MSDQPFGFSPGDDPDRDKRKKDSGGPSDPFGLGSGDMPDLGQIFTRLGQMFSGAGTAMSSGTSSGPVNYDLARQLANSSIGFVAPIPAGTTAAISDAVRLAETWLDGATALPAGTTKTATWTPTDWIDNTLDTWKRLCDPVAEQISTVWASALPEEAKTMAGPLLSMISQMGGMAFGSQLGQALGRLSREVLTSTDVGLPLGPAGTAALMPEAVEEFASGLEQPRSEVVTFLAAREAAHHRLFSHVPWLSSQLLNTVESYAKGIKIDMSGIEELAQGFNPASMTDPAAMEQLLNQGIFEPKTTPEQAAALERLETLLALIEGWVQTVVSAALGDRIPGTAALSETLRRRRASGGPAEQTFATLVGLELRPRKLREAASLWERLTEAAGMDARDAVWQHPDLLPSASDLDDPAGFIDHVIGGDTSGIDSAIAELEKQLRDEAESKDPKDPEDPQA